The nucleotide window gagagagacggagcgagcgagggaggggcagagagagagggaggggcatagagggagggagacacagaatctgaaacaggctgacagctcaacacagagccccactcggggctcgaactcaccagctgagagatcttgacctaaatcagaggcttaactgactgagccacccagctgccccactaCTTATCTTTCTTAATCCCAGGCATCTCCAACTCAACATGTCCTAAAATGAACATGTCTCCCTTCACCATGCCTTTCCCCGCCCCTGCCACACTCTCACtgccagaaacacacacacagacacacacacgtacacacagcaccaccaccaccattgtggttttcctttctttcagggAATGATGTCATTCACCCAGTTTATACCAGAAACCTGGGAGTCTACCTTGTCCCCTTCTCCCAGCTTGTTCCCCATAAATGTACTGCTAAAACCCTTGCCAATTCTTTCTACatatttccttcttgtttcttcATCGCCATTGCCACCACCCTCTTCTACTCCATCatcatttttttgccttttttgttggAGTCCCACTCCAGCCCtcaggccccctcccctctgcgATCCATTCGCTCTGCAGCCAGAGTGAGTGAGTTTTCTAATATGCTCTCGATTAAAATCCTTCAGAGACAGCACATTCATTACCCCAAAGAGAAAATCCAGCCACCTGAGCTTGACGTACAGTAGCTTTCATACAAGGCCCTGTCTGCCTCACCAGCCTGTTACAgttctttcacttccttgaaCTGAACAGTCTCTTTTGCTCTTAACATATGCCAGCCCCTCTGCCTACatcactcttctctcttttcctggccAACTTTCATTCATCCTTCAGACTTCAGTTAAATACCATTTTCCTAACTCCTCTGGATATTTCTGCCGTGTGCCAGCGTAACTCTGTGAGACTCACCACCCTGCATTTGTTGAGGTCGGAGGTCTCTGCTTTGGGGCACGTGCGATGGCAGGGACCATGAGAGACCAAAGTGCAGTGCTGTAAAACTGCATCTAGCACTGAAGTATACAAAccacacttgacccttgaacaacacgagtTTGAACTGCTCAAGTTCACTTATGTATGGATGTTTTGATAAATGCAGTACAGTTCTGTAAATgtatctttaaagtttatttatttatttatttatttatttatttatttatttatttagagagagcaagcatgattgaaggaggaacagagagagagggagagagagaatcccaagcatgctgtcggtgtggagcccagtgtggggctccatgcagggctcgaactcaggaactgtgagatcatgactggaaccgAAATCAAGTTGcttagctgcctgagccacccaggtgcccctgtaaatggGGTTTTTATTCGGGATTATAAAAGCTGGCGTGAGTGTTCAGTGTCTACCTGTTCAGCGGTAGACAAGGAATAAATTGCTGTCGTCCTATTAGGGTGATTAGAGCTACTTCGAATTGATTCTGccttttgaaaatacatttaattgtcaaaatttctgtttttgaatACAGGTTGGGAGAGGCTGTGGTGActgtgcgagtggaggagggctGTGGGGTGCCCCAGCATGGATGGCTACTTGGTCCTAAGAGTAATTGGAGAGGGCTCCTTCGGCAGAGCCCTTTTGGTTCAGCAAGAGAACAGTAATCAGACGTTTGCCATGAAGGAAATAAGGCTTCCCAAGGTACCTCCTGAAGCAATTAGCTCATGTCGAAAGTGTACATGCAATTTGGCCAGGGAAATAAGTTCTTGAGATTTAACATGGAATTGCTTTTGTGAGCAAAAGATGTAATGAGTTTATTCATTAGCTTTACAAGGTCTTGATATAtctgtatatcatatatatatgatatatacatatatatgcatatatatgcatacgtcatatatatgatatatgcatatatatgtatatatcatatatatgatatatacatatatatacatatatatattttaagttgcaTTTACTTAATACAACTTATTAaatgtctacacccaacgcggggctcaaactcatgaccccaagatcaagtgtcagatgctcttTTGACTGAGCTAGCATgtcttgatatattttatatgaatttttggaTATTGTAATTAACaataagggagaaaaatagtCCAGGAGGCAATTGCTGTTGCTTTTATCTCAAGgaataatttgtaataatttcCAATTTTGCGTACCTAAGAGGGTAAGAATCTTTGCCAACAGCAGCTCAGGTGTCATATTAATGAAAATGGAGCATAAAAATGCCATGAAGAGCAAAAACCTAAAGTGCCAGCCTTTGGTCTCAGGGAACGTATTCTGTGGCtcagttttgggttttatttccttGTAAGATGAGGAAGGTGCTGACTTATCAGTGTTTATCATAGTTGTCATAGAAACAATGTGTCATAGAAAAGAATGTGCCATGGAGGCAGCTTGATAATGTCTtgatcaagtttttaaaaatacattttaataaaattctcaGAATTGTATTTCCCCACTGCATCCTTGACCTCGTTTAGTGATTCTCAGCTGGGCTTCAGAGTCATCTGGAGGTGAAAACACAGATGGCTGCCCCCCCTTCTGGTTGAGTAGGTCCAGGTGGGCctgtgaatttgcatttttaaggaGTTCCCAGATGGTGGCGGTGCTGCTCTGAGAACCCTTATGCTAGTATGTAGTCAATGGCAGTTTCTTAATTGAAAGATAAGTCATTCAGGATTTCGTCCTCGGAGAATAAGTGAGGGGACAAACAGCTTTGGAAGCTTCTTTTGTAAATCATCTCCTTCCATCCTTACCACAGTAACGCATCAGTCTCCTTTTTCATCTGGGCCAGTGGTTTGGAAACATAATGCAGACAGTAAAACATGACAGCCCCAGATTTTCTTTAAGGATAACTATTGTTAATGGCATCTTGGCTCCCCCAAAAATTTATGCTCAggctcatgttaaaaaaaatgttttaggggcacctgggtggttcagtcagttgagcctccgactttggctcaggtcatgatctcacagtttgtgggttcgagccccacgttgggctctgtgctgccagcttagagcctggagcctgcttcggattctgtgtctccctctctctctgcccctcccccacatgtctctcatgtttttatttatttttgacagagagagagagacagaacgagggcaagtcggggaggggcagagagagtgggagacacagaatccgaagcaggccccaggcctctgtgccgtcagcatagagccctaggaggacttgaacccatcaactgtgaggtcatgacctgagcagaagtcagacccttaaccgacggagccacccaagcacccctcttagACTGTATTAAAACTGGTTTATATTCTATGCTTGTAAGGATATAAGGGGTCAGCTTAAGCATAATAcagccataattaaaaaaatcaccacatTTTCTCTTAAGAGTTTGATAAACATAAGTTGGGTCAAAGTGCAGTGCTTTAAAACTGCATCTAGCATTGAAGTATACAAAGCACacctgacccttgaacaactcaggtttgaactgcatgggtccacttatatgagtATTTTTTTGATAAACGCAGTATAGtagtataaatgtattttttctcccttgtgattttcttaataacattttcttttctttagctttattgtaagaatacagtatataatacataaaacatacaacATGTGTGATAACTGACTGTGCATGTTATTGGCAAGGCTATTAGTAGCTACATTTTTGGGGAGTCACATATCACATGTGGATTTTCAATTGCACGGGGGCCATTGCCCCTGACCCCCATGTGGTTCAGAGGTCAACTGTATACTGTATTGTTGTAAAgctatctattttaaaatgaagtattacATTCATgctgtttaaaatctttttctagtCTTTCTCTGGTACACGGAATTCTAGGAAGGAGGCTGTTCTGTTAGCCAAAATGAAACACCCCAATATTGTTGCCTTTAAAGAATCATTTGAAGGTAAATATGAATTCCCCCAAATACATGCAATGTAGAATTTGATTTGTGGCCACCAGGCTTTCCTAAAGAGTCTTCTTCTTGTTTTAGCTGAGGGACACCTGTATATTGTGATGGAGTATTGTGACGGAGGGGACCTCATGCAAAAGATTAAGCATCAGAAAGGAAAGTTGTTTCCTGAAGATATGGTAAGAGACTGACTTATATAGTTTCTCTCAAGGTTTGGAAGCAAACTTTCCTTGTAAAATTTGTAGAAGTTCAAATAAAGGCATTGTACCTGTGATTACCTGATACACTTGTTAGATTCACACTTGTTAGAAACAACTCATTTCCATTATCAGTGCTACAGCTTTGTGTTCAAGATCTGGCTGCCTGAGATATCTTTAGGAAGTTAAATAGATATGTTgataaaatatcaacattaaaatttttttttttttaattttaaagagggagagtgcaagcaagggaggggcagagaaagagagagagaatctttggcaggctccacactcatcgcagaggccaacacagggcttgaagccacaaccgaaatcaagacctgagctgaaatcaagagttggatgctcaacagactgagcttcccaggcacccttgtttatAAAATATCAAGGAATAAAACTTATGTGTTTAGAAGAATTTCAAAATTGTCTGATTCATATATTGccctatatatttaaaattcacaatTGTGTTATATTGAAATTTCAGAAGGTGGATGGATTTATTTTGCATTACAGGATCATCCCAAGAATGAAGCGtaaattcctttttcttgagAGTATGTATTctcactctttttccttttacagATTAGCACATTCTCTTACAGATTAGCACATTCCCTTAAGTCTAGTACTTCCTgcctttttaatgaaaacttgTGTATTAAATACTATTGAAATGAATTGAcgaaggaaaatatttaaataaacaacctTAATGAGATTTAGTTTGATTTAGGGAACAATGCATGTTATGAAAGTATATTGgtataaacatttttcatttagaaGTTGTGGTATTAAAAATATGGGTTCCAGAGAAGGAAGTCAGCCTTGACTTCAAAGGAATGAATCTccatagcaaaaaagaaaaaaaatcggggcgccttggtggctcagtcggttaagcatctgacttccgctcaggtcatgatctcacagctggtgagtttgagccccatgtcaggctctgtgctgacagctcagagcctggagcctgctttggattctgtgtctccttctgtctctctgcccttccccccagtctcactctgtctctctctcaaaaataaacatttaaaaaacattttattttttaaaaattaaaaaaagaaaaaaaaaagaaatcagtttgaCGTTTAAACATAGGCTTCCTAGGCACCTGGAGATTCTGAGTACTATTGACTAGGGATTTATGAGCAGAAAATGCTGACCTCACAGGATTGTTGACAATAGAATGAAATCCTTTAATGTTAACATATGAGCATTCtgacaaagtaaatgaaaatctGACATAATGATTACAAAAAGGAGTAGTGTATTTATTCCTTAGTGATGAACtatctttatatacatatttaagaaatacttttatttggTTGAATTCAAGAAAACCATAGCGAGAGTTTTATTGAACTAAGTTGTTATTTAGATCATACATAAGATGATGAAACATGGGCTTCACGGTTTTTCTGAATTTCTCCAGGCAACATTGAATCTTAGTTGAACTATGTAATTTTTAGGAGTTCTGTATTTACATTATGGAAAACCCAGGTGAACTAAGGCCTAGAGACGATTCTTTAGGATTTGGGGTTAACATGAACCAGTTATTGCATTCCTGCAATTATtgcctcctttttccttccagatACTTAATTGGTTTACACAAATGTGCCTTGGAGTAAATCACATTCACAAGAAACGTGTGTTACACAGAGATATCAAGTCCAAGGTAAGTGGAATACCTTGTGGGgcctaaaagcaaaaacagaaacaaaaactgttCCACTCAGTCTTTTTTCTGTgttattctgtttccttctgggaCATTTTTATTTAGCTTAGAAATATTTGTCATCCTAATATTTATACAAGCCAGATAAGGTACTACCTGAAAAAGATCATTAAGTCTCTTTAGTAGTATATGTTAATATGATCCACACTCTCTTTGCGACTGCTTACTGTGATCATATGATCTCTGATGGAAAATGGTCAAGACCTAGACCAGCCACATGGAGGCATCATGCTGACACAGGCTCCCAGGCGgtccatcaggctctgctgatacAATCTTAAGCTCACTTGTTTGATTTCTAAGCAGGGATCCTGAATTTCCAAGCAGGGGAATATGTAGCTGTCAAGAGGGTATCTTGTCTTTTGTGTTCCACTCAGggactcagctgtcagcatctCTCCCCTTAATCTCTGTCATCAGTGGGCTTTGAAAGACAGCTTCTCCGGAAATCTCTGCCTTATGTGTGAATGATGGAAGACATAATCTGAGGTCTTCTTTTTTAACGCAGAATATCTTCCTCACCCAAAATGGAAGAGTAAAACTGGGAGATTTTGGATCTGCCCGTCTTCTCTCCAGGTATGTACTTCTGTTCTGTAGCAATCAAAACCTCCATTCTTCAGGAATGCTCTATAATCATTCTTTgcctttttatggtttcagtccTATGGCGTTTGCTTGTACATATGTGGGAACACCTTATTATGTGCCCCCAGAAATTTGGGAAAACATGCCTTATAACAATAAAAGGTAAGTAATGTATTTAATTCGATGCAAGCATGACTGCTTGGCGACAGGCACTGCAGCCTTCAAATGAAGTTTGatctttaaaattacatatttgaaagcaaTGTAGAATGCCCAGGCTTCTAAATGAAAGTCACAGTTTCCCAACTGTTTTAATCAGAGCTGAAAGGAGCCAAAGGTAAATGCTGAAGGAAAGGCTAGTCACGTCTAGGGACAGTGTGAATGATAACACTGCTTCTCACACTCTGCTGCTCCCACTTTTGAAAATCCCAAGGCACAGGTTACAGCTCTGCCCTATACATCAGAATGTCTGGGAGTGGGAAGTAGGCATCGGTAATTTCCAGGATCCCCAaatgattccaatgtgcagcagAATTCGGGGACCACTGGGTTATGTCAATGAGTTAACATTACAGGACTGGATAATGAGCACTTAACCGATAGGTTAATTAAATATAAGGAGAGAATATTAAGGCcttatggtttaaaaaataatatttttctgaatacAAGTAATACGTGCCCATTGATGGAGTGGATGAGCAGGGAGAATTTTGGCAGTAGAGAGATATATAAGAAAGGATATGACTGTCACTTTTTCCCTGCTATTAATaacattttggtgttttttcCATCCATTCACTTCCCCCCCAAACCTAGTTTATGTACTCTATATGCATCTTggcttcctgctttttttttactttacattatATCATATTCATTTCACTATGCATTTAAACTCTTCATAAATAGTGTTGTTGATCTAATGATATATTTCCAATTTTCAGCATCACAAACAGTATTGTAATTAATATACCTGTTGTGCCTAAATATAGGTCATTATTTTCTACACATTCCTGGCAtgaattcctagaagtagaaacACCTCAAGGCTCTTGTTACCTTTTGTCAAGTTGATTTCTGGAAAGGCATGATAATCCATACTGAATAGGTTCCTTTAAGAGTAAAATTGAGTGAATTGGGAATAGAACAGCTGTCCAGGAACTTATGGGGACAATTGGGGAAATTGGAGTTTGGACAAATATTCAATAATAGTACTGAATTAAGGTTACATTTCTTGGACGTGATCATGGTTTTGTGTTTATGAGGGAGAGTGTTCCTTGTTCTTAGGAGATACATGCCGACATGTTTAGGGGTGAAGGCTTTGCTGTCTGCAGTCTTTTTTATAAGAGGTTCAGATTTATATGGAAGAGGGTAATAGCCTACAAACGTGGCAAATGTTAACATTGGGGAGTCTAAGAAAGAGCATGCGGGCATTtacttttctgtaggtttgaaattaaaaaaaaataaaaagttgggggaAACGGTTACTTAAAGCCATTAGTTAAAATGCAAAGAACATCACATAGAAAAGGTCTGGGGCATGGCAACCAGGCGGTGAGAGCGATGGAGGAAAAGGGGATGCTTCGTATGCAGAAGGGTGGGCGTGTGGAGCAAACTAGAGAAGTCAGTTTTCTGATTTTTGAAGAACTGTTTGTGGAGGGATGAGTAGGCTTATTCTCTTTGTTTAGGTATGTGGAGCTAACACGGGGTGGTGAGGGTTcccaagagacacattttagctTCTGATAAGGAAGACGGCCAGCCCACAGAGCCAGCCAGCAGGGGCGTGGGCCCCACCCGAGGTTGAGCGCTGTTCATCAGGGCCTGGGGCTGTACACAGGTCTGAGTGGGAGCTGCACTGCATGACTTCTAAAGTCCTTCCAACTATGCTAGTCTGAGTCCACAGATACACCCTCTTGTACCACATGCTGCTGAAATCATACCGGAACCACCCTGATTTGGGAGGGTAGGGGCTGGGGAACAGAGAGTTGTATTGTGAACATTCCTGTTAGTAAATATCTAAGTGTTAGACCAAACTTACCATatagtttgtttcatttttttttattattttatcatatgtTTTATTGTAATAGCTAGGAATTACTTATGACACCTATTCTTATTAaaggtaatatttcattttttttttttttatattccacatattcaCTCATAACCCATTTGTCATTACGTTGCTTCTTTATGCTTCCAGTGACATCTGGTCCTTGGGATGCATTCTGTATGAACTCTGTACCCTTAAGCATCCAGTAAGTATGGTGTGCAAAATGGAAAAGGCAGCCTCTTGTCATGTCTGGCTATGTCCTCAGGAATGTACCAGATTCCATTTGGCAGTTGGCTTTCCTGGGTTAATGTAGGAGTGCTGACCGCATAGACTCCATCTTTGGCCTTCCTTCTTGTTCTTCCCTCTGGCTCACAGCTGGTACCACTTTAGATAACTGCCTTGTGGCCTCACCACCATGCCCCTCACTCCATAAACCTGGGGTTTAAGGTCAGCAtagctggggagaaggggtgaAGAATGGGGACAGAGAATAGTTGTGTAGTGTCTGGATCCGCCTCCTGCCTCACCCGCCCGCCCATTGCCCCCGTCTGTAAGTTACCCTGCATAAAACTCAGTGTAAATGGTACCGAGTGACTTGCTTCGTTTTTCAGTACTAAAGTACCTTGTCAGTCTGGAGGATACATTACTGACCCTCCTCCAGCTTCTCGCGGATGAATTCATACACAAGTTTTCATTCCATTGGTATCACCTTTGCCTTGAGCCCCTTTTGTAGCATATACTAACAGGAAATTTCCAAGATTTAGTTTTTGTAGTTGTATATTTGGCTTGCCTGCTtgactgccttctttccttccttccctccttctcttcttccctttttccgctattctcaattttttttatgttggtaaaatatatgtaacataaaatttaccacgtTAACCATTTTAAGTGGCACCGATTACTTCACAATATTGTACAGTCATTACTACTACCTATCTGCAGAACTTTTCCATGGCTCCAAGCAGGAAACTCCGTACCCATTAAACGATAACTTCTCATCCCCGTCCCTCCCCGCCAGCCCCTGGTGACCTTTAATCCACCTTTTGTCTCTGTAAATTTGCATATTCcagatatttcatgtaagtggtaTTACACAGTACTTTTCCTTTTGGGTCAGAATTTCATACCTTTCTGTgactgaatattccattgtgtgtttgtacgacgttttgtttatccatttatctgttgttggacatttgggttattttcaccttttggctattgtggaaaaaattatttttatatttatattttcaagatattttaagaaataatgtagCAAAgaagaggttaaatgacttgccctgCTTATTGAGCACTTGTTTATTAACACAGAACTAACAATACCTGTCCCTGTTAGGTCTTAGCCTTGCGTAGTAATAAATTCTGTTCTTGGGGCACAGATTGAAACTTGGCTCTAaccaagcattttttttaatttttaatttttaaaattttaattgaaatatggTTGACATAGAgtcttatattagtttcaggtgtacaacatagtgattcaactgtTCTATACAATGGAAAATGCTCACTGTAAGTGTAGTTACCCTCTGTCAtcacacaaagttattacaatattatcgGCTATATGCCCCATGCCGTACtcttcatccctgtgacttatttatttcatacttgGAAGTCtgtgcctcttaatccccttcacctatttcacccatccccatccCCCTCTACCAAGCATCTTTACAGACATGCTTGAGAACATATGAGAgtgaatgaaggagaaaaagccTTCACCACCATTAGGTGAAAGGAACTCACAGTGAAGGCACATGAGGTTAAGAGGCTGTCTTCCTTGAATATGTGTGGTTTATGACGCCAGCTGCATGACTAGAACATTTGGGAAACCTTAAAAAATGGTGATGTCTGGGCCTATGCCAGACTAATCGAATTAAAATCCCTGATTGTGTCTTGGATTGTAGTGGTTCTAAAACAGATAATTCTAATGTGTAGCTCAAGTGGAAAACCACTgtttaatacaaataatttttaaaattccagtatctTATTTAGGATTATATTCTTTATTCccctgattttgtcttttttttttttttgtagacttTCATATACCTGTTCGTATTTTTTTCTAGCAAGAATAAGAATTCAGGAGTGTAGGGCCTCGATGTTCGGCACACCGTCTGTTCTCTCATCTGCTTTGAGGCAAAAGTAGTTCTCCAACCTTTAGGAAATGCAGAAACCTGGCGTAATGGTTCCAAAGCAGATTCACGCTTATGTTTCACTACCTGAATTTTTCTCTTGtaatatgttgatttttttcctttttcatatctTCACCTGTATATTTCATCCATAGGGTAGCGTCCTTCCAAGGCAGAATGCCAACATGTTCTTACTTGAGTATTACCGGGGCTAACCAACATCTAATCTTCATTCCAGTGTCTATTATGcagtagagatttttttaatgttattctgGCATGTCATTTTGTATCCCATTCTATTGCTTATCAAATTTTAATAGCTACTTTGATGACATGAAAGGTAAAAGAGATTTGGCAGTAGAGGTCTAAAGCTGGAAAAGTCTGGAGTATGCATCACAGGGGGGCAGGCCTGGGAGATTTTGAGGTTCAAAGGGATGTTACACTTACCATAAGGCTGTGAGTACCGTTGAGTTCTTAAAAAGCTACATGTATGTgtcactttgatttttaaaatatgttaaaaatgtgtATCTGCAAACACATTGATTATGAGTGAGAGCATACCCAAAGCTAGCACTGATGCTAAGACTTTCTCTAGATGGGGAAGTTTTGCACTATTTGTGCTTACCTTTCTTCTGAACCCAACGTAAGATTTCGAATAGTACCTTAAggaaccccctcccccaggaagaaAAATGACCAGGCAGcagatacatttataaaattaaaatgattcatGAGAATTCAGTTGAGCTGGTAATTTCttacttttcctcttccctcataTCTGCTCTTATAGTTTGGTTTTACCTTTTAGTTTCAGGCAAATAGCTGGAAAAGTCTTATTCTCAAAATATGTCAGGGGTCCCTGAGGCCACTGCCATCTCAGTACTCCTGTGAGCTGCAGCATCTGATCAAGCAGATGTTTAAGAGGAACCCCTCACATCGCCCTTCTGCTACAACACTTCTCTCTAGAAGTTCCTTGGCTCGACTTGTCCGCCAGTGCTTACCCCCAGAGGTATGATACGTGTTGGATCCGCTGTGATCAGTTTTTGAGTGTGGTAAAATGATTCGTTATCTTTTAAACACTGACGTGTTGTACATGCTTATAAAGATGCAAATAATGCagaactgtattaaaaaaatatacacttcctttcctttcttctctcccttccgcAATGCTATTCCGTGAGAATAATCACAGAATCTGTCTGTGTAAgctttcagatatttttctagACCTATAGAAACATCTACTTGTGTGCCTAAATgatatgtattttctaaatggcatttttacttccctttttttaattagtaaagtttttttaatgtttacttatttttgacatagagagagagagacagagtgagtgggggagggcagagagagacacagaatctgaagcaggctccaggctctgagctgtcagcagagcccgacgcggggctcaaactcacaaactgtgagatcatgacctcagccaaagtcagatgctcaaaatgactgagccacccaggcaccccagtatttttacttttcaactgTAAATATGATTGTGGGGAAGAATGTTGATAATTAAATGACATTATGGCAATGTCTATAGAAAAGCATATTCCACATCTTTAAATTCTCTGCTTTAAATTTTCAGATCATCACAGAATATGGTGAGCAGGTATTAGAAGAAACCAAAAATTCCAAGCATAgtacaccaagaaaaaaaagtaagaattttgGACAGCTTATTTTTTGCTCggtgttcttttaaaatgtagtgtaacaaaaaataaaaatacgatTTTCAAGTTACTGGAGACAATTTCAGAGATACTCCTAAAAGTCAAATTTTTCTTACTGCTATTTCTGATGTAATTCTGTACTGACTCTTGTATATTTAGTTTGCTAGGAATCAAAAAGCCTAGTTTGGAGATTTTAGGGATGTGCAGATTGTtctctgtttcattattagtaCCAAGTTTACTTTGGTCAGGTAGAAGGCTTCTGTGGGCTAGCCTAGGAATACAACCATGAAAATACAATGTTAATCTTCTAGGAAATTATCCCCAAGTTTCCAAAGAATCATCTggtcaacaaaattttaaaaacagccttTTTCGGAAGTTGGAACTGTCCACATAATGGCTGCACAGAATTTCCATACATGTTTAGTCAATCCTGAAcaaatttcaaatgtaatttattgtctcTTTGGAAATTGTCATCTCTTAATTTTTGCAAAGCTATTATTGTCccttttattcaaaaaaaaatttttttttaagtaaactccatgctcaatgtgaggctcgaacttatgactctgagatcaagacttgtTGTATGTATGCTGTGCCcactaagccagtcaggtgcccctgtttttgttcctttttatttatcaTCAGTGACTCAGACCTTCCATCTGATGAGATCCAACGGATGGTAGCTATGACCGGaataagagaggagagaaatagaaatagatcATCCAGTCACTGTAGGGACATGTTGCAA belongs to Acinonyx jubatus isolate Ajub_Pintada_27869175 chromosome A1, VMU_Ajub_asm_v1.0, whole genome shotgun sequence and includes:
- the NEK3 gene encoding serine/threonine-protein kinase Nek3 isoform X1, with product MDGYLVLRVIGEGSFGRALLVQQENSNQTFAMKEIRLPKSFSGTRNSRKEAVLLAKMKHPNIVAFKESFEAEGHLYIVMEYCDGGDLMQKIKHQKGKLFPEDMILNWFTQMCLGVNHIHKKRVLHRDIKSKNIFLTQNGRVKLGDFGSARLLSSPMAFACTYVGTPYYVPPEIWENMPYNNKSDIWSLGCILYELCTLKHPFQANSWKSLILKICQGSLRPLPSQYSCELQHLIKQMFKRNPSHRPSATTLLSRSSLARLVRQCLPPEIITEYGEQVLEETKNSKHSTPRKKTDSSRIRIALENEATTMQGEEQGRKYSNTDLESIHKNSTESALRRVNEEKDKLVHPKKASSPSPLRRQWEKNVPNTALTALENAAILASSLGAGDDRGGSVIKYSENSTRKQWLKETPETLMNILKNADLSLAFQTYTIYRPGSEEFLKGPLSEETEASDSVDGGHDSVTLDPERLEPRLDAEDTDFEEDDDIPDWVSELKLRAGWPGVSDGMKRGKLNI
- the NEK3 gene encoding serine/threonine-protein kinase Nek3 isoform X4 translates to MDGYLVLRVIGEGSFGRALLVQQENSNQTFAMKEIRLPKSFSGTRNSRKEAVLLAKMKHPNIVAFKESFEAEGHLYIVMEYCDGGDLMQKIKHQKGKLFPEDMILNWFTQMCLGVNHIHKKRVLHRDIKSKNIFLTQNGRVKLGDFGSARLLSSPMAFACTYVGTPYYVPPEIWENMPYNNKSDIWSLGCILYELCTLKHPFQANSWKSLILKICQGSLRPLPSQYSCELQHLIKQMFKRNPSHRPSATTLLSRSSLARLVRQCLPPEIITEYGEQVLEETKNSKHSTPRKKTDSSRIRIALENEATTMQGEEQGRKYSNTDLESIHKNSTESALRRVNEEKGGSVIKYSENSTRKQWLKETPETLMNILKNADLSLAFQTYTIYRPGSEEFLKGPLSEETEASDSVDGGHDSVTLDPERLEPRLDAEDTDFEEDDDIPDWVSELKLRAGWPGVSDGMKRGKLNI
- the NEK3 gene encoding serine/threonine-protein kinase Nek3 isoform X2; its protein translation is MDGYLVLRVIGEGSFGRALLVQQENSNQTFAMKEIRLPKSFSGTRNSRKEAVLLAKMKHPNIVAFKESFEAEGHLYIVMEYCDGGDLMQKIKHQKGKLFPEDMILNWFTQMCLGVNHIHKKRVLHRDIKSKNIFLTQNGRVKLGDFGSARLLSSPMAFACTYVGTPYYVPPEIWENMPYNNKSDIWSLGCILYELCTLKHPFQANSWKSLILKICQGSLRPLPSQYSCELQHLIKQMFKRNPSHRPSATTLLSRSSLARLVRQCLPPEIITEYGEQVLEETKNSKHSTPRKKNSSRIRIALENEATTMQGEEQGRKYSNTDLESIHKNSTESALRRVNEEKDKLVHPKKASSPSPLRRQWEKNVPNTALTALENAAILASSLGAGDDRGGSVIKYSENSTRKQWLKETPETLMNILKNADLSLAFQTYTIYRPGSEEFLKGPLSEETEASDSVDGGHDSVTLDPERLEPRLDAEDTDFEEDDDIPDWVSELKLRAGWPGVSDGMKRGKLNI
- the NEK3 gene encoding serine/threonine-protein kinase Nek3 isoform X3; amino-acid sequence: MDGYLVLRVIGEGSFGRALLVQQENSNQTFAMKEIRLPKSFSGTRNSRKEAVLLAKMKHPNIVAFKESFEAEGHLYIVMEYCDGGDLMQKIKHQKGKLFPEDMILNWFTQMCLGVNHIHKKRVLHRDIKSKNIFLTQNGRVKLGDFGSARLLSSPMAFACTYVGTPYYVPPEIWENMPYNNKSDIWSLGCILYELCTLKHPFQANSWKSLILKICQGSLRPLPSQYSCELQHLIKQMFKRNPSHRPSATTLLSRSSLARLVRQCLPPEIITEYGEQVLEETKNSKHSTPRKKTDSSRIRIALENEATTMQGEEQGRKYSNTDLESIHKNSTESALRRVNEEKDKLVHPKKASSPSPLRRQWEKNVPNTALTALENAAILASSLGAGDDRGGSVIKYSENSTRKQWLKETPETLMNILKNADLSLAFQTYTIYRPGSEEFLKGPLSEETEASDSVDGGHDSVTLDPERLEPRLDAEDTDFEEDDDIPDWVSELKLRAGWPGVSDG